A DNA window from Mycolicibacter hiberniae contains the following coding sequences:
- a CDS encoding RelA/SpoT family protein, with translation MAVSEAVAQDSPTERTDLLKVPTSASRRVRARIARRITAQRGALSPVLEPLVAVHRQYYPKANLALLQRAYEVAEQRHATQLRHSGDPYITHPVAVATILAELGMDTITLVAALLHDTVEDTGYTLAALGGEFGDEVAHLVDGVTKLDKVVLGTAAEAETIRKMVIAMARDPRVLVIKVADRLHNMRTIRFLAPEKQARKARETLEVIAPLAHRLGMATVKWELEDLSFAILHPKRYEEIVRLVADRAPSRDTYLAKVRAEIVNTLAKSKITATVEGRPKHYWSIYQKMIVRGRDFDDIYDLVGLRILCDEIRDCYAAVGVVHSLWQPMAGRFKDYIAQPRYGVYQSLHTTVIGPEGKPLEIQIRTREMHRTAEYGIAAHWRYKEAKGRNGVPHLNSVAEIDDMAWMRQLLDWQREAADPGEFLESLRYDLAVKEIFVFTPKGDVITLPTGSTPVDFAYAVHTEVGHRCIGARVNGRLVALERKLDNGEVVEVFTSKAQNAGPSRDWQQFVVSPRAKAKIRQWFAKERREEALESGKDAMAREVRRAGLPLQRLVNGESMAAVARELHYSDVSALYTAVGENHISAQHVVQRLVAQLGGVDQAEEDLAERSTPLTLPRRERHSDDVGVAVPGATGVLTKLAKCCTPVPGDEIMGFVTRGGGVSVHRTDCTNAGALRQQDERIIEVKWAPSPSSVFLVAIQVEALDRHRLLSDITKVLADEKVNILSASVTTSRDRVAISRFTFEMGDPKHLGHLLNVVRNVEGVYDVYRVTSAA, from the coding sequence ATTGCGGTCTCGGAGGCGGTTGCCCAGGATTCGCCCACCGAGCGCACCGACCTGCTCAAGGTCCCCACCAGCGCCTCCCGGCGGGTGCGGGCCCGGATCGCCCGTCGCATCACGGCGCAGCGGGGGGCGCTGAGCCCGGTGCTGGAGCCGCTGGTGGCGGTGCACCGGCAGTACTATCCGAAGGCCAATCTGGCTCTGCTCCAGCGTGCCTATGAGGTCGCCGAGCAACGCCACGCCACCCAGCTACGCCATTCGGGGGATCCCTACATCACCCACCCGGTGGCTGTGGCGACCATTCTGGCCGAGCTGGGCATGGACACCATCACCCTGGTGGCCGCGTTGCTGCACGACACCGTCGAGGACACCGGTTACACCCTGGCGGCGCTGGGGGGCGAGTTCGGTGACGAGGTCGCCCACCTGGTCGACGGGGTGACCAAGCTGGACAAGGTGGTGCTGGGCACCGCCGCGGAGGCCGAGACCATCCGCAAGATGGTGATCGCGATGGCGCGGGATCCCCGCGTGCTGGTGATCAAGGTCGCCGACCGGCTGCACAACATGCGCACCATCCGCTTCCTGGCGCCCGAGAAGCAGGCCCGCAAGGCGCGCGAGACACTGGAAGTCATTGCGCCCCTTGCGCATCGGCTGGGTATGGCCACCGTCAAGTGGGAGCTTGAAGACCTGTCCTTCGCGATCCTGCACCCGAAGCGTTACGAGGAGATCGTGCGCCTGGTCGCCGATCGGGCGCCGTCGCGGGACACCTACCTGGCCAAAGTCCGCGCTGAGATCGTCAACACTCTGGCGAAGTCGAAGATCACCGCCACCGTCGAGGGCCGGCCCAAGCACTACTGGTCGATCTATCAGAAGATGATCGTGCGGGGCCGCGACTTCGATGACATCTACGACCTTGTCGGCCTGCGGATTCTGTGCGACGAGATCCGGGACTGCTACGCCGCGGTCGGTGTCGTGCACTCGCTGTGGCAGCCGATGGCCGGCCGGTTCAAGGACTACATCGCCCAACCGCGCTACGGGGTCTACCAGTCGCTGCACACCACCGTGATCGGCCCGGAGGGCAAGCCGCTGGAGATCCAGATCCGCACCCGGGAGATGCACCGCACCGCCGAGTACGGCATCGCGGCGCACTGGCGCTACAAAGAAGCCAAGGGCCGCAACGGTGTTCCGCATCTGAATAGCGTTGCCGAGATCGACGATATGGCCTGGATGCGTCAGCTGCTGGACTGGCAGCGGGAGGCGGCCGACCCGGGCGAGTTCCTCGAGTCGCTGCGTTACGACCTTGCGGTCAAAGAGATTTTCGTGTTCACCCCCAAGGGCGACGTGATCACCCTGCCCACCGGCTCCACGCCCGTGGACTTCGCCTACGCCGTGCACACCGAGGTCGGTCACCGCTGTATCGGCGCTCGGGTCAACGGCCGGTTGGTGGCCTTGGAACGCAAGCTGGATAACGGGGAAGTGGTCGAGGTCTTCACCTCGAAGGCGCAGAACGCCGGGCCGTCGCGGGACTGGCAGCAGTTCGTGGTGTCCCCGCGTGCCAAGGCCAAGATCCGCCAGTGGTTCGCCAAGGAGCGCCGCGAGGAGGCGCTGGAGTCCGGCAAGGACGCGATGGCGCGCGAGGTGCGCCGGGCGGGCCTGCCGCTGCAGCGCCTGGTCAACGGCGAGTCGATGGCGGCGGTGGCCCGCGAACTGCACTACAGCGACGTGTCGGCGCTGTACACCGCAGTGGGCGAGAACCACATCTCGGCGCAACACGTGGTGCAGCGACTGGTGGCGCAACTGGGCGGGGTGGACCAGGCCGAAGAGGATCTGGCCGAGCGTTCCACCCCGCTGACCCTCCCGCGCCGCGAGCGGCACTCCGACGACGTCGGCGTGGCGGTTCCCGGCGCCACCGGCGTCCTGACCAAGCTGGCCAAGTGCTGCACCCCGGTGCCCGGTGACGAGATCATGGGTTTCGTCACGCGAGGCGGCGGGGTGTCGGTACACCGCACCGACTGCACCAACGCCGGCGCGCTGCGTCAGCAGGACGAGCGGATCATCGAGGTCAAGTGGGCGCCGTCGCCTTCCTCGGTGTTTCTGGTCGCGATCCAGGTCGAGGCTCTCGACCGGCATCGGCTGCTCTCGGACATCACCAAGGTGCTCGCCGACGAGAAGGTCAATATCTTGTCCGCTTCGGTCACCACCTCCCGCGACCGGGTCGCGATCAGCCGGTTCACCTTCGAGATGGGCGACCCCAAACACCTCGGGCACCTGCTCAACGTGGTCCGCAACGTCGAGGGTGTGTACGACGTCTACCGGGTGACCTCAGCGGCATAG
- a CDS encoding WXG100 family type VII secretion target, with the protein MATRFMTDPDAMRAMAGRFDVHAQTVEDEARRMWASSTNISGAGWGGLAERTSLDTMGQMQTAFRNIVTMLHSVRDGLIRDANHYEQQEAASQQILSGS; encoded by the coding sequence ATGGCAACACGTTTTATGACCGACCCGGACGCGATGCGTGCGATGGCCGGCCGGTTCGATGTGCACGCGCAGACCGTTGAGGACGAGGCTCGCCGGATGTGGGCGTCGTCGACCAACATCTCGGGTGCCGGCTGGGGTGGTCTGGCGGAGCGGACGTCGTTGGACACCATGGGTCAGATGCAGACCGCGTTTCGCAACATCGTGACCATGTTGCACAGCGTGCGCGACGGCTTGATCCGCGACGCCAACCACTACGAGCAGCAGGAAGCTGCGTCGCAGCAGATCCTGTCGGGCAGCTAG
- the ypfJ gene encoding KPN_02809 family neutral zinc metallopeptidase translates to MTFNEGMRIDTSTTSSGGGGRGIAIGGGVAGLVVLVVALLLGADPGEVLSQQPVDSAQYSAPGFDLNKCRTGQDANKYVQCRVVATANSVDAVWSDLMRGYTRPRVQLFSGQTSTGCGAATSAVGPFYCPVDQTAYFDTDFFTVLVDRFGSSSGPLAQEYVVAHEFGHHVQNLLGVLGRAQHGAQGPTGAGVRTELQADCYAGVWAHYASVTKQEGTGVPFLEPLTDADIRDALSAASSVGDDRIQQAATGRVNPESWTHGASTQRQHWFTVGYQTGDPDKCDTFAARDLG, encoded by the coding sequence ATGACCTTCAACGAGGGTATGCGGATCGATACGAGCACCACCTCCTCGGGCGGCGGCGGCCGCGGCATCGCCATCGGCGGCGGCGTGGCCGGACTGGTGGTCCTGGTGGTGGCTCTGTTGCTGGGAGCCGATCCCGGCGAAGTCCTGAGCCAGCAGCCGGTGGATTCCGCGCAATACAGCGCGCCGGGATTCGATCTCAACAAGTGCCGCACCGGGCAGGACGCCAACAAATATGTGCAATGCCGGGTGGTCGCGACCGCCAATTCGGTGGACGCGGTCTGGTCGGACCTGATGCGGGGCTACACCCGGCCGCGGGTGCAGCTGTTCAGTGGACAGACGTCCACCGGCTGCGGGGCTGCCACCAGCGCGGTAGGGCCGTTCTACTGCCCGGTGGACCAGACCGCCTACTTCGACACCGACTTCTTCACTGTGCTGGTGGACCGATTCGGTTCCAGCAGCGGACCGCTCGCGCAGGAGTACGTCGTCGCCCACGAATTCGGACACCACGTGCAGAACCTGCTCGGCGTGCTCGGCCGGGCCCAGCACGGCGCGCAGGGCCCCACCGGTGCCGGTGTCCGCACGGAACTGCAGGCCGACTGCTATGCCGGCGTGTGGGCCCACTATGCGTCGGTGACCAAGCAGGAAGGCACCGGCGTGCCGTTTTTGGAGCCGCTGACCGATGCCGACATCCGCGACGCCTTGTCGGCGGCGTCGTCGGTGGGCGACGACCGCATCCAGCAGGCCGCGACCGGCCGGGTCAACCCGGAGTCCTGGACGCATGGCGCATCGACGCAGCGTCAGCACTGGTTCACCGTCGGCTACCAGACCGGCGACCCCGACAAGTGCGACACCTTCGCCGCACGTGACCTGGGCTAG
- the hisS gene encoding histidine--tRNA ligase: MSTFAAPKGVPDYVPPASAGFVAVRDGLLAVARRAGYGDIELPIFEDTALFARGVGESTDVVSKEMYTFADRGERSVTLRPEGTAGVMRAVIEHGLDRGQLPVKLCYSGPFFRYERPQAGRYRQLQQVGVEAIGVDDPALDAEVIAVADEGFRSLGLEGFRLEITSLGDDTCRPAYRELLQQFLFGLDLDEETRRRAEINPLRVLDDKRPHVREMTADAPLMLEHLSEAARTHFDTVLAHLDALQVPYVINPRMVRGLDYYTKTTFEFVHDGLGAQSGIGGGGRYDGLMRQLGGQDLSGIGFGLGVDRTLLALAAEGKTVGRSTRCDVFGVGLSESAKLQLAVIAARLREAGLRVDLAYGDRGLKGAMRAADRSGAVVALVAGDRDLQAGTVGVKLLTTGEQVDVAIEDVVAQVRARVSGG, translated from the coding sequence GTGAGCACGTTTGCCGCACCCAAAGGGGTGCCCGATTACGTTCCGCCGGCCTCCGCCGGTTTCGTCGCGGTTCGCGACGGCCTGTTGGCGGTCGCTCGCCGCGCCGGCTACGGCGATATCGAGCTGCCGATCTTCGAGGACACCGCCCTGTTCGCGCGCGGGGTGGGGGAGTCCACCGACGTGGTCTCCAAAGAGATGTACACCTTCGCCGACCGGGGCGAGCGTTCGGTGACCCTGCGGCCCGAGGGCACCGCGGGCGTGATGCGCGCCGTGATCGAGCACGGACTGGACCGGGGCCAATTGCCGGTCAAACTCTGCTATTCCGGTCCGTTCTTCCGGTACGAGCGGCCGCAGGCCGGCCGTTACCGGCAGCTGCAACAGGTCGGGGTCGAGGCTATCGGCGTGGACGATCCCGCGCTGGACGCCGAGGTGATCGCCGTCGCCGACGAGGGGTTCCGTTCCCTGGGCCTGGAGGGCTTCCGGCTGGAGATCACCTCGCTGGGTGACGACACCTGCCGGCCCGCCTACCGGGAGTTGCTGCAGCAGTTCCTGTTCGGCCTGGACCTGGACGAGGAGACGCGCCGCCGCGCCGAGATCAATCCGCTGCGCGTGCTCGACGACAAGCGCCCACATGTGCGGGAGATGACCGCCGACGCCCCGCTCATGCTCGAGCACCTGTCGGAGGCCGCCCGGACGCACTTCGACACCGTGCTGGCGCATCTGGACGCGTTGCAGGTGCCCTACGTCATCAATCCGCGGATGGTGCGCGGTCTGGATTACTACACCAAGACCACCTTCGAATTCGTGCACGACGGATTGGGCGCGCAGTCGGGGATCGGCGGTGGCGGCCGCTACGACGGCCTGATGCGGCAGCTGGGCGGGCAGGACCTGTCCGGTATCGGCTTCGGCCTGGGTGTGGACCGCACCCTGCTCGCGCTGGCCGCCGAGGGTAAAACCGTGGGGCGCTCGACGCGCTGCGACGTGTTCGGCGTGGGGCTTTCCGAGTCTGCCAAGCTGCAGTTGGCGGTGATCGCCGCTCGCCTGCGCGAGGCCGGGCTGCGGGTGGATCTGGCTTACGGGGACCGCGGTCTCAAAGGCGCGATGCGGGCGGCCGACCGTTCCGGGGCCGTGGTGGCCCTCGTCGCCGGCGACCGCGATCTGCAGGCCGGCACCGTCGGCGTCAAACTCCTGACCACCGGCGAGCAGGTCGACGTCGCGATCGAGGACGTGGTGGCCCAGGTCCGGGCCCGCGTGAGCGGCGGCTGA
- a CDS encoding gamma-glutamylcyclotransferase family protein encodes MADRSAVNTELLFSYGTLQLAQVQRSTFGRELDGRPDAIAGYELDYVTITDPHVVAVSGSDRHPILRPAPGAYVAGTVFAISAAELAAADDYEVDVYRRIAVPLRSGARAWVYVFAD; translated from the coding sequence ATGGCTGACCGATCCGCGGTGAACACCGAACTGCTGTTCTCCTACGGCACGCTGCAGCTTGCGCAGGTGCAGCGCAGCACGTTCGGGCGCGAGCTCGACGGCCGGCCGGACGCGATCGCCGGCTACGAGCTCGACTACGTCACGATCACCGATCCCCACGTGGTGGCGGTCAGCGGCAGCGACCGCCACCCGATACTGCGCCCCGCGCCAGGCGCATACGTGGCCGGCACCGTGTTCGCGATCAGCGCCGCGGAGCTGGCCGCCGCCGACGACTACGAAGTCGACGTCTACCGGCGAATCGCGGTTCCGCTGCGCTCCGGCGCGCGGGCCTGGGTTTATGTGTTCGCCGACTGA
- a CDS encoding adenine phosphoribosyltransferase, translating to MSNAESAAGAGEIIAALIREVPDFPTPGVAFKDLTPVFADAAGLAVVTDALARAAAGADLVAGIDARGFLLAGAVADRLGVGALAVRKGGKLPPPVLSERYQLEYGTAVLEIPADGVDLAGRRVVILDDVLATGGTLAATRRLLTRAGAEVVAAAVVLELAGLGGRAAVAPLRLERLHLI from the coding sequence GTGAGCAACGCGGAGTCGGCGGCGGGCGCCGGCGAGATCATCGCGGCGCTGATCCGCGAGGTGCCGGATTTCCCCACGCCGGGAGTCGCCTTCAAGGACCTCACCCCGGTGTTCGCCGACGCGGCGGGCCTGGCGGTGGTCACCGATGCCCTGGCGCGGGCCGCCGCCGGAGCAGACCTGGTGGCCGGCATCGACGCCCGCGGTTTCCTGCTGGCCGGGGCGGTCGCCGACCGGCTCGGGGTGGGGGCCCTGGCTGTGCGCAAGGGCGGCAAGTTGCCGCCGCCGGTGCTCTCGGAGCGGTACCAGCTCGAGTACGGCACCGCGGTGTTGGAGATCCCCGCGGACGGAGTCGACCTGGCCGGCCGGCGTGTGGTGATCCTCGACGACGTTCTGGCCACCGGCGGTACCCTGGCCGCAACGCGGCGGTTGCTGACCCGGGCAGGAGCCGAGGTGGTCGCGGCGGCGGTGGTGCTGGAGCTGGCCGGGCTGGGCGGGCGAGCCGCCGTGGCTCCGCTGCGGCTCGAACGACTGCACCTGATTTAG
- a CDS encoding PE family protein, whose amino-acid sequence MSFVTAQPEFLTAAAGSLSGIGDSMAAGVTAAAAPTTGVVAPAADVVSAITAAQFGAHGALFQEVSAQATAVHQQIVATLSSNANAYALTEAVNAAAAG is encoded by the coding sequence ATGTCGTTCGTTACCGCTCAGCCAGAGTTTCTGACGGCGGCCGCCGGAAGCCTTTCCGGAATCGGCGACTCCATGGCCGCAGGGGTCACAGCCGCTGCCGCGCCCACGACAGGGGTGGTCGCGCCGGCCGCCGATGTGGTGTCGGCCATCACCGCTGCCCAGTTCGGGGCGCACGGGGCGCTGTTCCAGGAGGTCAGCGCGCAGGCGACTGCAGTGCACCAGCAGATCGTGGCCACCCTGAGCAGCAACGCCAACGCCTACGCCCTCACCGAGGCCGTCAACGCAGCGGCCGCCGGCTGA
- a CDS encoding PPE family protein, which produces MSFSIFPPEINSGLIYTGPGSAPLLQAAEAWSQLAAELVTTATATHSVIANLDSTWTGIGSASATAATAPYVVWLEQAAATAAANAGLATQAAGLFEAARAASVPPPAIVANRAMLLALISTNFFGQNTPAIAATEAQYEVMWATDGAAMDTYSAAAEANNNALQQVSPPPQSALATTPGSAEGGPVPGTGVPVTPPSGYDLATVGGLIDAVGLPSAMFGDKVAATTIASMMSPVNTMSGPAMMLVRFLPMLMQFARMGGAAGTAGTLAGQTGAGGAGTLMTQIGDFVNDKLQGAVGVLAGHFSSATSAISAKLGQAASMGALKVPQAWSMAADGMVRAAPVLPATTVSAPVQAMSAGGGLPGGPFGNALMGAMAGRGLGAVAAKAPKVMPRSPAGG; this is translated from the coding sequence ATGAGTTTCAGTATCTTTCCGCCGGAGATCAACTCCGGGTTGATCTATACCGGCCCGGGCTCGGCTCCGCTGCTTCAAGCCGCAGAGGCATGGAGCCAACTGGCTGCCGAGTTGGTCACGACGGCCACGGCGACCCACTCGGTGATCGCCAACCTGGACTCGACGTGGACCGGTATCGGCTCTGCTTCGGCGACCGCCGCGACCGCTCCCTATGTGGTCTGGTTGGAGCAGGCTGCGGCCACCGCCGCGGCCAACGCTGGTCTGGCCACCCAGGCCGCCGGGCTGTTCGAAGCGGCCCGTGCCGCGTCGGTGCCGCCCCCGGCGATCGTGGCGAACCGGGCGATGCTGCTGGCGCTGATCTCGACCAACTTCTTCGGCCAGAACACGCCGGCGATCGCGGCCACGGAGGCCCAGTACGAGGTCATGTGGGCGACCGACGGCGCCGCGATGGACACTTACAGTGCCGCGGCCGAGGCCAACAACAATGCCCTGCAGCAGGTCTCGCCGCCGCCGCAGTCTGCATTGGCGACCACGCCGGGATCGGCTGAGGGTGGTCCGGTTCCCGGGACCGGCGTCCCGGTCACCCCGCCCTCGGGCTATGACCTTGCCACCGTCGGTGGGTTGATCGACGCCGTCGGCCTGCCCTCGGCGATGTTCGGCGACAAGGTTGCGGCCACAACCATCGCCTCGATGATGTCGCCGGTCAACACGATGTCCGGGCCCGCGATGATGCTGGTGCGATTCCTGCCGATGCTGATGCAGTTCGCCAGGATGGGCGGTGCGGCCGGAACCGCGGGCACCTTGGCCGGACAGACGGGCGCCGGCGGCGCCGGCACCCTGATGACCCAGATCGGCGACTTCGTCAACGACAAGCTGCAAGGCGCGGTCGGCGTGCTGGCCGGCCACTTCAGCTCGGCCACCAGCGCCATCTCCGCCAAGCTCGGGCAGGCCGCCTCGATGGGCGCGCTCAAAGTGCCGCAAGCCTGGTCGATGGCGGCCGACGGCATGGTCCGTGCCGCCCCAGTGCTGCCGGCCACCACGGTCAGCGCACCCGTCCAGGCCATGTCGGCGGGTGGAGGGTTGCCCGGCGGCCCGTTCGGCAACGCGCTGATGGGCGCGATGGCCGGACGCGGACTGGGTGCCGTCGCCGCCAAAGCCCCCAAGGTTATGCCCCGTTCGCCGGCCGGCGGGTAG
- a CDS encoding WXG100 family type VII secretion target: MSINYQFGDINAHGALIRAQAASLEAEHQAIVHDVLAAGDFWGGAGSVACQEFVAQLGRNFAVIYEQANSHGQKVQTAGNNMANTDASVGSSWA, translated from the coding sequence ATGTCGATTAACTACCAGTTCGGTGATATCAATGCCCACGGTGCGTTGATTCGTGCCCAGGCGGCGTCGTTGGAAGCCGAGCACCAGGCGATCGTGCACGACGTGCTGGCTGCCGGGGACTTCTGGGGCGGCGCCGGTTCGGTGGCCTGCCAGGAGTTCGTGGCGCAGTTGGGCCGCAACTTCGCGGTGATCTACGAGCAGGCCAACTCCCACGGTCAGAAGGTGCAGACCGCCGGGAACAACATGGCCAACACCGACGCGTCGGTCGGCTCCAGCTGGGCCTGA
- a CDS encoding MBL fold metallo-hydrolase: protein MLVTGFPAGMLACNCYVVAPRQGADAVVVDPGQRAMARLRRVLDENRLTPAAVLLTHGHIDHIWSAQKVSDTYGCPTYIHPEDRYMLTDPVRSFGTVPGQALFGVLSKVMFTEPRQLIELDRDGAVLGLGDTAVTVDHTPGHTRGSVIFRVEGDAAEVVFSGDTLFQNSVGRTDLPGGSGRDLLTSIVGKLLCLDDATVVLPGHGPQTTIGAERRNNPFLEGLSA, encoded by the coding sequence GTGTTGGTCACCGGATTCCCCGCGGGGATGCTGGCGTGCAACTGCTACGTGGTGGCGCCGCGGCAGGGTGCGGACGCCGTCGTCGTCGACCCCGGACAACGCGCGATGGCCAGGCTGCGGCGCGTTCTCGACGAGAATCGGCTGACGCCGGCGGCGGTGTTGCTCACCCACGGTCACATCGACCACATCTGGTCGGCGCAGAAGGTTTCCGACACCTATGGTTGCCCCACCTACATCCACCCCGAGGACCGCTACATGCTCACCGACCCCGTGCGCTCGTTCGGAACGGTTCCCGGGCAGGCGTTGTTCGGTGTGCTGAGCAAGGTGATGTTCACCGAGCCCCGGCAGCTGATCGAACTGGATCGCGACGGCGCGGTGCTGGGCCTGGGCGACACCGCCGTGACCGTGGACCATACGCCCGGCCACACCCGCGGTTCGGTGATCTTCCGGGTCGAAGGCGACGCCGCCGAGGTGGTGTTCAGCGGTGACACACTGTTTCAGAATTCGGTGGGACGCACCGATTTGCCCGGTGGCAGCGGGCGCGATCTGCTGACCTCGATCGTCGGGAAGTTGCTGTGTCTCGACGACGCGACCGTGGTGTTACCCGGTCACGGACCCCAGACCACCATCGGTGCCGAGCGCCGTAACAACCCGTTCCTGGAAGGGCTGAGCGCGTGA
- a CDS encoding peptidylprolyl isomerase gives MPTNSERRAAAKRSLDRQLEQRAEAARKQRRLLIILGAVAAVLLIAGVVFVVLRDDDPGNVNAGGSSGSETSQADSPAAAAGKLPKFTASPQLGADCQYPKGRPATKPVDPPRSGKVPTEPAEVSVSMMTDQGPIGLMLDNAQSPCTVNSFISLAAKDFFKDTQCHRLTTSPTLSVLQCGDPAGDGTGGPGYEFDNEYPTDQYAPGDPAAQRAVTYPRGTVAMANAGPGTNGSQFFLVYKDSLLPPQYTVFGRIQDDGLATLDKIAAAGVQGGGEDGPPATKVTVKSVQAD, from the coding sequence GTGCCCACGAACTCCGAACGACGTGCCGCCGCCAAGCGCAGTCTGGACCGACAACTTGAGCAGCGCGCCGAGGCAGCCCGCAAGCAGCGCCGGCTGCTGATAATCCTCGGCGCCGTGGCGGCCGTACTGCTGATCGCCGGGGTGGTGTTCGTCGTGCTGCGCGACGACGACCCGGGCAATGTCAACGCCGGCGGCTCGTCGGGATCGGAGACGTCGCAGGCCGACTCCCCGGCCGCCGCCGCCGGGAAGCTGCCGAAATTCACCGCGTCGCCCCAGCTGGGCGCCGACTGCCAGTACCCGAAGGGCCGGCCGGCCACCAAACCCGTCGATCCGCCCCGGTCCGGCAAGGTGCCGACCGAGCCGGCCGAGGTGAGCGTGTCGATGATGACCGACCAGGGGCCCATCGGCCTGATGCTCGACAACGCCCAGTCCCCGTGCACGGTCAACAGCTTCATCAGCCTTGCCGCCAAGGACTTCTTCAAAGACACCCAGTGCCACCGGCTCACCACGTCGCCGACGTTGAGCGTGCTGCAGTGCGGGGATCCCGCCGGCGACGGCACCGGCGGCCCGGGGTATGAGTTCGACAACGAATACCCCACCGACCAGTACGCCCCGGGAGATCCCGCGGCCCAGCGCGCGGTCACCTACCCCCGCGGCACCGTGGCGATGGCCAATGCCGGCCCGGGCACAAACGGCAGCCAGTTCTTCCTGGTGTACAAGGATTCGCTGCTGCCGCCGCAGTACACGGTGTTCGGCCGGATCCAGGACGACGGGCTGGCCACCCTGGACAAGATCGCCGCGGCCGGGGTGCAGGGCGGCGGCGAGGACGGTCCGCCCGCAACCAAGGTGACCGTCAAGTCGGTGCAGGCCGACTGA